Below is a window of Cloacibacillus sp. DNA.
AAAGAGCGATTCCATGCCGAGCTCCATACCGGGGGAGATAACGCCGCCCAGATAGGCGCCGTCCTCGGAGATTACGTCGAAGGTAATCGCCGTCCCAAGATCAACGACGATGAGCGGCGTGCCGTACTTTTCTATACCGGCGACCGCGTTAAGCAGACGGTCGGCGCCAAGCCCGGTCGGGTTTTTCATCTTTATCTTAAGGCCGGTGTTGAGCTTCGTTGATACCCGGATGCACTCAAGGCCGACGTACTTGCGCACTCCTTCGCGGAACATCTCGTCCAGCGAGGGGACGACGCTGCCGAAGATCGCGCCTTTGATATTCTCTTTAGCTATTCCGGAGGCGGAAAGCAGACCGAGAACCATAAAGCCGACTTCGTCCGAGGTCTGTTTTTTTGAGGTGAGACGCCATTGATTGACAAGCTTTTCACCGTCGTAGATCCCCATCACTGTATTGGTATTTCCAATGTCGAATACGAGGAGCATATCCTCATTCCTCCCAATCTGTTATACGGTCAATTTTTATATTTTACAACATAGAGGGGCAATAGAATAGAAAAAGTACAAAAATCGCCGCGATAATTGAGGCCCGCTTCAGCTCCGCGCCGCACCGCAGCGCGGCCGCCGCGGCAAAGAGCGCCACTGAGAGGGCGAAGAGCGGCGCA
It encodes the following:
- a CDS encoding type III pantothenate kinase, translating into MLLVFDIGNTNTVMGIYDGEKLVNQWRLTSKKQTSDEVGFMVLGLLSASGIAKENIKGAIFGSVVPSLDEMFREGVRKYVGLECIRVSTKLNTGLKIKMKNPTGLGADRLLNAVAGIEKYGTPLIVVDLGTAITFDVISEDGAYLGGVISPGMELGMESLFSCTAKLPQIELVAPENYIGGNTVEAIQSGLIYGTVGMVDKVIKGIFKELGGPCRVVATGGHAPIIAKYSNRVDSVDPWLTLDGLRILYERNNLGK